From Amycolatopsis sp. YIM 10, the proteins below share one genomic window:
- a CDS encoding metalloregulator ArsR/SmtB family transcription factor, with translation MKKTGTAQQRRDGDSRPATAGVPVQANADGRTRHEVARLLLEEGPITAAVVAEKVGISPTAVRRHLDTLLECGEAEALDAPRRGPRGRGRPARAFRLTDSGRARFGHAYDDLAVSAVRFLAEHAGPDAVRAFAESRVAALVEPHRDAVTSSAEPASRAEALATALTREGYAASTRQVRTGEQLCQHHCPVAHVAAEFPQLCEAETEAFAKLLGTHVQRLATIARGDTACTTHVPAENPRGMEAPSPDGGNPV, from the coding sequence TCAGCAGCGGCGGGACGGCGACAGCCGCCCCGCCACCGCCGGCGTCCCCGTGCAGGCCAACGCCGACGGCCGGACCCGGCACGAGGTGGCTCGCCTGCTGCTGGAGGAGGGGCCGATCACGGCCGCGGTGGTCGCCGAGAAGGTCGGCATCAGTCCCACCGCGGTGCGGCGCCACCTCGACACCCTGCTCGAGTGCGGGGAAGCCGAGGCGCTCGACGCGCCCCGGCGCGGGCCGCGCGGGAGGGGGCGCCCGGCCAGGGCGTTCCGCCTCACCGACAGCGGCCGGGCCCGGTTCGGGCACGCCTACGACGACCTCGCGGTCTCGGCCGTCCGGTTCCTCGCGGAGCACGCGGGCCCGGACGCGGTCCGCGCGTTCGCCGAGAGCCGCGTCGCGGCTCTGGTGGAGCCCCACCGCGACGCGGTGACCAGCTCCGCGGAGCCCGCCTCCCGGGCGGAGGCCCTCGCCACCGCCCTGACCAGGGAGGGTTACGCTGCCTCGACCCGGCAGGTCCGCACGGGTGAGCAGCTGTGCCAGCACCACTGCCCGGTGGCCCACGTGGCCGCCGAGTTCCCGCAGCTCTGCGAAGCCGAGACCGAGGCGTTCGCGAAGCTGCTGGGGACCCACGTGCAGCGCCTCGCGACCATCGCGCGCGGGGACACCGCCTGCACCACACACGTACCCGCGGAGAATCCGCGCGGTATGGAAGCACCATCTCCGGACGGAGGGAATCCCGTATGA
- the sufD gene encoding Fe-S cluster assembly protein SufD, which yields MTASTETENNVSAAAREAVIPAASRAERFASYDVEAFEVPGGREENWRFTPMKRLRGLHDGSAVADGRITVEADLAPELKLETVGRDDERLGAAGVPSDRIAAQAYSAFETATVVTVPKEIKASAPSVVRLVGPGEGKTAYGHLQVRAEAFAEAVIILDHTGSGTYADNVEFVVGDSARLTVVSVQDWADDAVHVSEQHLKLGRDAVLKHTVVTLGGDLVRVSPTAAFAEPGGEVELLGVYFADAGQHQEHRLFVDHAVPHCKSNVMYKGALQGDGAHTVWIGDVLIRAAAEATDTYELNRNLVLTEGARADSVPNLEIETGEIEGAGHASATGRFDDEQLFYLQSRGIAEEQARRLVVRGFFHEILAKITVPEVRERLEAAIEAELQAVGA from the coding sequence ATGACGGCTAGCACCGAAACCGAGAACAACGTTTCCGCCGCCGCGCGGGAGGCCGTCATCCCGGCCGCCTCCCGCGCGGAGCGGTTCGCCTCCTACGACGTCGAGGCCTTCGAGGTCCCCGGCGGGCGCGAGGAGAACTGGCGCTTCACGCCGATGAAGCGCCTGCGCGGCCTGCACGACGGCAGCGCCGTCGCCGACGGCCGGATCACCGTGGAGGCCGACCTGGCCCCCGAGCTGAAGCTGGAGACGGTCGGCCGGGACGACGAGCGCCTCGGCGCCGCGGGTGTGCCGAGCGACCGGATCGCCGCGCAGGCCTACTCCGCGTTCGAGACGGCCACCGTGGTGACCGTGCCGAAGGAGATCAAGGCGTCGGCGCCGAGCGTGGTGCGTCTGGTCGGCCCCGGTGAGGGCAAGACCGCCTACGGCCACCTGCAGGTGCGTGCCGAGGCGTTCGCCGAGGCCGTGATCATCCTGGACCACACCGGTTCGGGCACCTACGCCGACAACGTCGAGTTCGTCGTCGGCGACTCGGCCAGGCTCACCGTGGTCTCCGTGCAGGACTGGGCCGACGACGCGGTGCACGTCTCCGAGCAGCACCTCAAGCTGGGCCGGGACGCGGTGCTCAAGCACACCGTGGTCACCCTCGGCGGAGACCTGGTGCGCGTGTCGCCGACCGCGGCGTTCGCCGAGCCGGGTGGCGAGGTCGAACTGCTCGGGGTGTACTTCGCCGACGCCGGCCAGCACCAGGAGCACCGGCTGTTCGTCGACCACGCGGTGCCCCACTGCAAGTCGAACGTGATGTACAAGGGCGCGCTGCAGGGCGACGGCGCGCACACGGTGTGGATCGGCGACGTGCTGATCCGCGCGGCCGCCGAGGCCACCGACACCTACGAGCTCAACCGGAACCTGGTGCTCACCGAGGGCGCGCGCGCCGACTCGGTGCCGAACCTGGAGATCGAGACCGGCGAGATCGAGGGCGCGGGCCACGCCAGCGCCACCGGGCGGTTCGACGACGAGCAGCTGTTCTACCTGCAGTCGCGCGGGATCGCCGAGGAGCAGGCGCGCCGGCTGGTGGTGCGCGGGTTCTTCCACGAGATCCTGGCGAAGATCACCGTGCCCGAGGTGCGCGAGCGCCTCGAGGCCGCGATCGAGGCCGAGCTGCAAGCCGTCGGTGCCTGA
- a CDS encoding metal-sulfur cluster assembly factor — MSETEVPAHREGRTAADLPEQQAPAADLAKVEDLEEAMRDVVDPELGINVVDLGLVYGIHVEPDNTATIDMTLTSAACPLTDVIEDQTASVLTGGAGLVSDFRINWVWMPPWGPEKITEDGRDQLRALGFTM; from the coding sequence ATGAGCGAGACCGAGGTTCCCGCCCACCGCGAGGGGCGCACCGCCGCCGACCTGCCCGAACAGCAGGCTCCCGCGGCCGACCTGGCCAAGGTCGAGGACCTGGAGGAGGCCATGCGTGACGTGGTCGACCCGGAACTCGGGATCAACGTGGTCGACCTCGGGCTGGTGTACGGCATCCACGTGGAGCCGGACAACACCGCCACCATCGACATGACGCTGACCTCGGCGGCCTGCCCGCTGACCGACGTGATCGAGGACCAGACCGCCTCCGTGCTCACCGGCGGCGCCGGGCTGGTCTCCGACTTCCGGATCAACTGGGTCTGGATGCCGCCGTGGGGCCCGGAGAAGATCACCGAGGACGGCCGGGACCAGCTCCGGGCACTCGGCTTCACGATGTAG
- the sufC gene encoding Fe-S cluster assembly ATPase SufC, translated as MATLEIKDLHASVTTDEGAKEILKGVNLTIRSGETHAIMGPNGSGKSTLSYAIAGHPKYEVTSGQVLLDGEDVLEMSVDERARAGLFLAMQYPVEVPGVSMSNFLRTAATSVRGEAPKLRHWVKEVKEEMGKLDISAEFAERSVNEGFSGGEKKRHEILQLALLKPKFAILDETDSGLDVDALRVVSEGVNEYKANNEVGVMLITHYTRILKHISPDFVHVFAGGKIVESGGVELADELEAHGYVKYAGKPEAAAV; from the coding sequence ATGGCCACTCTGGAAATCAAGGACCTGCACGCCTCGGTCACCACCGACGAGGGCGCCAAGGAGATCCTCAAGGGCGTCAACCTGACCATCCGCTCGGGTGAGACGCACGCGATCATGGGCCCCAACGGCTCCGGCAAGTCGACCCTGTCCTACGCCATCGCCGGGCACCCGAAGTACGAGGTCACCTCGGGCCAGGTGCTGCTCGACGGCGAGGACGTGCTGGAGATGAGCGTGGACGAGCGCGCCCGCGCCGGGCTGTTCCTCGCCATGCAGTACCCGGTCGAGGTGCCCGGTGTCTCCATGTCGAACTTCCTGCGCACCGCGGCCACCTCGGTCCGTGGCGAGGCTCCCAAGCTGCGCCACTGGGTCAAGGAGGTCAAGGAGGAGATGGGCAAGCTGGACATCTCCGCCGAGTTCGCCGAGCGCAGCGTGAACGAGGGCTTCTCCGGCGGTGAGAAGAAGCGCCACGAGATCCTGCAGCTGGCGCTGCTCAAGCCGAAGTTCGCCATTCTCGACGAGACCGACTCCGGCCTCGACGTGGACGCCCTGCGCGTGGTGTCCGAGGGCGTCAACGAGTACAAGGCGAACAACGAGGTCGGCGTCATGCTGATCACGCACTACACCCGGATCCTCAAGCACATCTCGCCGGATTTCGTGCACGTGTTCGCCGGCGGGAAGATCGTGGAGTCCGGTGGCGTTGAACTGGCCGACGAGCTCGAGGCCCACGGTTACGTGAAGTACGCGGGCAAGCCCGAGGCCGCGGCCGTCTGA
- the sufU gene encoding Fe-S cluster assembly sulfur transfer protein SufU produces MQLQSMYQEIILDHYKNPHGRGLREPFDAESFQVNPTCGDEVTLRVKLDDGTVSDISYEGQGCSISQASTSVLNDLVVGHTVEEAMTTLDAFVELMQGRGQVEPDEDVLEDGIAFAGVAKYPARVKCALLGWMAFKDAVARTANGEAK; encoded by the coding sequence ATGCAACTGCAGAGCATGTACCAGGAGATCATCCTGGACCACTACAAGAACCCGCACGGCCGCGGCCTGCGGGAGCCGTTCGACGCCGAGTCGTTCCAGGTGAACCCCACCTGCGGGGACGAGGTGACGCTGCGGGTCAAGCTGGACGACGGCACCGTCTCGGACATCTCCTACGAGGGGCAGGGCTGCTCGATCAGCCAGGCCTCGACCTCCGTGCTGAACGATCTGGTCGTCGGGCATACGGTGGAGGAGGCGATGACCACGCTGGACGCCTTTGTCGAACTGATGCAGGGGCGTGGCCAGGTGGAGCCGGACGAGGACGTGCTCGAGGACGGCATCGCCTTCGCCGGGGTGGCGAAGTACCCGGCGCGCGTGAAGTGCGCGCTGCTGGGCTGGATGGCGTTCAAGGACGCCGTCGCGCGGACTGCGAACGGAGAGGCGAAATGA
- a CDS encoding cysteine desulfurase, with product MTTTAADSVPLDVAALRADFPILSRTVRDGKPLVYLDSGATAQRPAQVLDAERRFLETANAAVHRGAHQLAEEATDAYEDARARIAEFVGATPGELVFTKNATEGFNLVAYAMSNAATAGPEAARFAVGEGDEIVITEMEHHANLVPWQQLVQRTGAKLRWFGVTDDGRLDLSSLDDLITERTKLVAFTHQSNVLGTVNPVATLVARAKQVGALTLLDACQSVPHAPVDLAALGVDFATFSGHKMLGPSGIGVLYGRRELLEAMPPFITGGSMIELVRMEGSTFAPPPQRFEAGSPMTSQAVGLGAAVDYLSAAGIDSIAAHEHRLTEAALAGLGEIAGVRIVGPTDLADRGGAVSFVIDGVHPHDAGQVLDSLGVAVRVGHHCAWPLHRRMGVPATVRASFYLYNELSEVDALVRGVREAQRFFGVA from the coding sequence TTGACCACCACCGCCGCCGACTCTGTGCCATTGGACGTCGCCGCCCTGCGCGCCGACTTCCCCATCCTGTCCCGTACCGTCCGGGACGGGAAACCCTTGGTGTACTTGGATTCCGGGGCCACCGCCCAGCGTCCGGCGCAGGTGCTCGACGCCGAGCGCCGGTTTCTCGAGACGGCCAACGCCGCGGTGCACCGCGGTGCGCACCAGCTCGCCGAGGAGGCGACCGACGCCTACGAGGACGCTCGCGCGCGCATCGCGGAGTTCGTCGGCGCCACCCCCGGTGAGCTGGTGTTCACCAAGAACGCCACCGAGGGCTTCAACCTGGTCGCCTACGCGATGAGCAACGCGGCGACCGCGGGGCCCGAGGCCGCGCGGTTCGCCGTCGGTGAGGGCGACGAGATCGTCATCACCGAGATGGAGCACCACGCGAACCTGGTGCCGTGGCAGCAGCTGGTCCAGCGGACCGGGGCGAAGCTGCGCTGGTTCGGCGTCACCGACGACGGCAGGCTCGACCTGTCGAGCCTGGACGACCTGATCACCGAGCGGACGAAGCTGGTGGCCTTCACCCACCAGTCGAACGTGCTCGGCACGGTCAACCCGGTGGCCACGCTGGTGGCCAGGGCGAAGCAGGTCGGCGCGCTGACCCTGCTCGACGCCTGCCAGTCGGTGCCGCACGCGCCGGTGGACCTGGCCGCGCTCGGGGTGGACTTCGCCACGTTCTCCGGGCACAAGATGCTCGGCCCGTCCGGGATCGGCGTGCTCTACGGCCGCCGGGAGCTGCTCGAGGCGATGCCGCCGTTCATCACCGGTGGCTCGATGATCGAACTGGTCCGGATGGAGGGCTCCACCTTCGCGCCGCCGCCGCAGCGGTTCGAGGCCGGTTCGCCGATGACCTCGCAGGCGGTCGGCCTCGGTGCCGCGGTGGACTACCTCTCCGCCGCCGGGATCGACTCGATCGCCGCGCACGAGCACCGGCTCACCGAGGCGGCGCTGGCCGGGCTCGGCGAGATCGCCGGGGTACGGATCGTCGGGCCGACTGACCTGGCCGACCGCGGGGGAGCGGTGTCCTTCGTCATCGACGGGGTGCACCCGCACGACGCGGGCCAGGTGCTGGACAGCCTCGGGGTCGCGGTGCGCGTCGGCCACCACTGCGCGTGGCCGCTGCACCGGCGGATGGGCGTGCCCGCCACCGTGCGCGCGTCCTTCTACCTGTACAACGAGCTGTCCGAAGTGGACGCACTGGTGCGCGGCGTGCGTGAGGCGCAGCGCTTCTTCGGGGTGGCTTGA
- the sufB gene encoding Fe-S cluster assembly protein SufB: MTAAAEQRTPTTAPLSQEETIDSLGNYAYGWADSDAAGASARRGLSEDVVVDISSKKSEPEWMRDARLKALKLFDLKPMPNWGADLSGIDFDNIKYFVRSSEKQATSWEELPEDIKNTYDKLGIPEAEKQRLVAGVAAQYESEVVYHSIREDLEKQGVLFLDTDTALREHPELFREYFGSVIPAGDNKFSALNTAVWSGGSFIYVPPGVHVDIPLQAYFRINTENMGQFERTLIIVDEGAYVHYVEGCTAPIYQSDSLHSAVVEIIVKKGGRCRYTTIQNWSNNVYNLVTKRAKAEEGATMEWVDGNIGSKVTMKYPSVFLMGEHAKGEVLSVAFAGEGQHQDAGAKMEHLAPYTSSTVVSKSVARGGGRTSYRGLVKVAKRAHHSRSSVVCDALLVDTISRSDTYPYVDIRNDEVSMGHEATVSKVSADQLFYLMSRGLTEEEAMAMVVRGFVEPIARELPMEYALELNRLIELQMEGSVG; this comes from the coding sequence ATGACTGCCGCTGCCGAGCAGCGCACTCCCACCACTGCGCCCCTGTCCCAGGAAGAGACCATCGACTCCCTGGGCAACTACGCGTACGGCTGGGCGGACTCCGACGCCGCCGGGGCCAGCGCCAGGCGCGGCCTCAGCGAGGATGTCGTCGTCGACATCTCGTCGAAGAAGTCCGAGCCGGAGTGGATGCGTGACGCGCGCCTGAAGGCGCTCAAGCTCTTCGACCTCAAGCCGATGCCCAACTGGGGCGCCGACCTGTCGGGGATCGACTTCGACAACATCAAGTACTTCGTGCGCTCCAGCGAGAAGCAGGCCACCAGCTGGGAAGAGCTGCCCGAGGACATCAAGAACACCTACGACAAGCTGGGCATCCCCGAGGCGGAGAAGCAGCGGCTGGTCGCGGGTGTGGCCGCGCAGTACGAGTCCGAGGTCGTCTACCACTCCATCCGCGAGGACCTGGAGAAGCAGGGCGTTCTCTTCCTGGACACCGACACCGCGCTGCGCGAGCACCCGGAGCTGTTCCGCGAGTACTTCGGCTCGGTCATCCCGGCCGGTGACAACAAGTTCTCCGCGCTGAACACCGCGGTCTGGTCGGGCGGCTCGTTCATCTACGTGCCGCCGGGCGTGCACGTGGACATCCCGCTGCAGGCCTACTTCCGGATCAACACCGAGAACATGGGCCAGTTCGAGCGCACGCTGATCATCGTCGACGAGGGTGCCTACGTGCACTACGTCGAGGGCTGCACGGCGCCGATCTACCAGTCCGACTCGCTGCACTCGGCGGTCGTGGAGATCATCGTGAAGAAGGGCGGCCGCTGCCGCTACACCACGATCCAGAACTGGTCGAACAACGTCTACAACCTGGTCACCAAGCGGGCCAAGGCCGAAGAGGGCGCGACCATGGAGTGGGTCGACGGCAACATCGGCTCCAAGGTCACCATGAAGTACCCGTCGGTGTTCCTGATGGGCGAGCACGCCAAGGGCGAAGTGCTCTCGGTCGCCTTCGCCGGTGAGGGCCAGCACCAGGACGCGGGCGCGAAGATGGAGCACCTGGCGCCGTACACCTCCTCGACCGTGGTGTCGAAGTCGGTGGCGCGCGGCGGTGGCCGCACCTCCTACCGCGGCCTGGTCAAGGTCGCCAAGCGGGCGCACCACTCGCGCTCCAGCGTGGTCTGCGACGCGCTGCTGGTGGACACCATCTCGCGGTCGGACACCTACCCGTACGTGGACATCCGCAACGACGAGGTGTCCATGGGCCACGAGGCCACCGTCTCCAAGGTCAGCGCGGACCAGCTGTTCTACCTGATGTCGCGCGGGCTGACCGAGGAAGAGGCCATGGCCATGGTGGTCCGCGGGTTCGTCGAGCCCATCGCGCGCGAGCTCCCGATGGAGTACGCGCTCGAGCTGAACCGCCTGATCGAGCTGCAGATGGAAGGGTCCGTCGGCTGA
- a CDS encoding AarF/ABC1/UbiB kinase family protein gives MSSLLFGLLSLPFYVVFLWPLVAASRRVLGVRIGALRALTGALLGWTVVTGVFSLLPPVDPASPAAFLGLLVPIAGAAFVTTLIFLFVVELAMPSGGGLGLVGRFRAARAKAARGRRYSQITRIAVKHGLGPYLSGRRDPDAGREAALARSLRMALEDAGVTFVKLGQLMSTRPDLLSQPFIDELSRLQDGVAHAPAELVEQLLRDELGAPPAEVFAEFDPTPIAAASIAQVYRAKLRSGERVVVKVQRPGVRRVVERDLDIVHRVARSLEQRTKWARSLGVAELAEGFAAALIEELDFRVEARNLASVAAARPDDTVALPTVHEGLSTERVLVMSRLDGVPLGSAAVTAERRPVLARSLLDCLLHQVMLHGVFHADPHPGNVLVLGDGRLGLLDFGSVGRLDAGLRGGLQNLLAAVDRGDPAALRDGLLEIVDRPDDIDERRLERALGALVAKHFSHRQAADLDLFTDLFKVITGFRLSVPPPIAAVFRALATMEGTLGLLSPGFDVMSESRSFAMAKVGEKLRPESLRQAATDELMSLLPVVRRLPRRLDRIGSALEQGRLSVGVRLLADERDRDVITGWLHEILLAATGAATGLMAVLLLGSSAGPRVLPEVTLNQVFGYNLLVVSLLVGLRLLFVVFRGQRRRLR, from the coding sequence GTGTCCTCCTTGCTCTTCGGTCTGCTCAGCCTGCCGTTCTACGTCGTGTTCCTCTGGCCGCTGGTGGCCGCCTCCCGGCGGGTGCTCGGCGTGCGCATCGGCGCCCTCCGCGCGCTCACCGGCGCGCTGCTCGGCTGGACGGTGGTCACCGGCGTGTTCAGCCTCCTGCCGCCGGTCGACCCGGCCAGCCCGGCCGCCTTTCTCGGCCTGCTCGTGCCGATCGCCGGCGCCGCGTTCGTCACCACGCTGATCTTCCTGTTCGTGGTGGAACTCGCCATGCCCAGCGGCGGCGGGCTCGGCCTGGTCGGCCGGTTCCGCGCGGCGCGGGCCAAGGCCGCGCGGGGCCGCCGGTACTCGCAGATCACCCGCATCGCGGTGAAGCACGGCCTCGGCCCGTACCTGAGCGGGCGCCGCGACCCGGACGCCGGGCGCGAAGCCGCGCTGGCCCGTTCGCTGCGCATGGCGCTCGAAGACGCCGGAGTCACCTTCGTCAAGCTCGGGCAGCTCATGTCCACCCGGCCCGATCTGCTGTCCCAGCCGTTCATCGACGAGCTGAGCCGCCTGCAGGACGGCGTGGCGCACGCCCCGGCCGAGCTGGTCGAACAGCTCCTGCGCGACGAGCTGGGCGCGCCGCCCGCCGAGGTGTTCGCCGAGTTCGACCCGACCCCGATCGCCGCCGCGTCGATCGCGCAGGTGTACCGCGCGAAGCTGCGCTCCGGTGAGCGGGTGGTGGTCAAGGTGCAACGGCCCGGCGTCCGCCGCGTGGTCGAACGCGACCTCGACATCGTGCACCGCGTCGCACGCTCGCTGGAGCAGCGCACGAAGTGGGCGCGCTCGCTCGGCGTCGCCGAACTCGCCGAAGGTTTCGCCGCGGCACTGATCGAGGAACTGGACTTCCGCGTGGAGGCAAGGAATCTGGCCTCGGTGGCGGCGGCGCGGCCGGATGACACCGTCGCGCTGCCGACCGTCCACGAAGGACTGTCCACCGAGCGCGTGCTGGTGATGAGCAGGCTCGACGGCGTTCCGCTCGGCTCGGCCGCGGTGACCGCCGAGCGGCGGCCCGTGCTGGCGCGCTCGCTGCTGGACTGCCTGCTGCACCAGGTGATGCTGCACGGGGTGTTCCACGCGGACCCGCACCCCGGCAACGTGCTGGTGCTCGGCGACGGGCGGCTCGGCCTGCTCGACTTCGGCTCGGTCGGGCGGCTCGACGCCGGACTGCGCGGCGGCCTGCAGAACCTGCTCGCGGCGGTCGACCGCGGTGACCCGGCCGCGCTGCGTGACGGCTTGCTGGAGATCGTCGACCGCCCGGACGACATCGACGAGCGCCGCCTCGAACGCGCGCTGGGTGCCTTGGTGGCCAAGCACTTCAGCCACCGGCAGGCCGCGGACCTCGACCTGTTCACCGATCTGTTCAAGGTGATCACCGGCTTCCGGCTGTCGGTGCCACCGCCGATCGCCGCGGTGTTCCGCGCGCTGGCCACCATGGAGGGCACGCTGGGGCTGCTCTCCCCTGGCTTCGACGTGATGAGCGAGTCGCGCTCGTTCGCCATGGCCAAGGTGGGCGAGAAACTGCGCCCCGAGTCGCTGCGGCAGGCCGCCACCGATGAGCTGATGTCGCTGCTGCCGGTGGTGCGACGGCTGCCGCGGCGGCTGGACCGGATCGGCAGCGCGCTGGAGCAGGGCAGGCTGTCGGTCGGGGTGCGGTTGCTCGCCGACGAGCGGGACCGCGACGTGATCACCGGCTGGCTGCACGAGATCCTGCTCGCCGCGACCGGCGCCGCCACCGGGCTGATGGCGGTGCTGCTGCTCGGCAGTTCGGCCGGGCCGCGGGTGCTGCCGGAGGTCACGCTCAACCAGGTGTTCGGCTACAACCTGCTGGTGGTGAGCCTGCTGGTCGGGCTGCGGCTGCTGTTCGTGGTGTTCCGCGGGCAGCGGCGGCGGCTCAGGTGA
- a CDS encoding LysR family transcriptional regulator translates to MDPHLLRTFVTVVRYGSFSAAARELGYTQSAVSQHIASLEADLGTVLLFRRPVAPSEAGARLLEHAGPLLIRLDAARADITRMAATPNAAVSVGASPLAVKPRLPAALAELRRQHPRAEVTLRVLSRQAVLDEVSTGALTLGLVDGIAAPSDPLRLPEVAPLTGVVRAAGDDELVAALPSGHPLAGRKAVRLVDLADARWIDAPEAGLPLTQLRANAEFGGFRPALACDGTDVAALTALVAGGHGLAVLPRPVAEAAPGVTGVPIAEPRLVHCVEVVHAGDLDGPAAGLFKALT, encoded by the coding sequence ATGGATCCGCACCTGCTCCGTACCTTCGTCACGGTGGTGCGCTACGGCTCCTTCAGCGCCGCCGCCCGTGAACTCGGCTACACCCAGTCCGCGGTCTCCCAGCACATCGCCAGCCTGGAGGCCGACCTGGGCACCGTGCTGCTGTTCCGCCGCCCGGTGGCGCCGTCGGAGGCGGGCGCCCGGCTGCTCGAACACGCCGGTCCGCTGCTCATCCGCCTCGACGCCGCCCGCGCCGACATCACCCGGATGGCCGCGACCCCGAACGCCGCGGTCTCCGTCGGGGCTTCACCGCTGGCGGTGAAACCACGCCTGCCCGCCGCGCTTGCCGAACTGCGCCGCCAGCACCCGCGTGCCGAGGTCACGCTCCGCGTGCTCAGCCGCCAGGCGGTGCTCGACGAGGTGTCCACCGGCGCGCTCACCCTCGGCTTGGTCGACGGCATCGCCGCCCCGAGCGATCCGCTGCGCCTGCCCGAGGTCGCGCCGCTGACCGGCGTGGTCCGCGCCGCCGGTGACGACGAGCTGGTCGCCGCGCTGCCGTCCGGCCACCCGCTCGCCGGAAGGAAAGCGGTGCGCCTGGTCGACCTGGCCGACGCGCGGTGGATCGACGCGCCGGAGGCCGGTCTGCCGCTGACCCAGTTGCGCGCGAACGCCGAGTTCGGCGGCTTCCGCCCGGCACTGGCCTGCGACGGCACGGACGTCGCCGCGCTCACGGCGCTCGTCGCCGGTGGCCACGGCCTCGCCGTGCTGCCCCGCCCGGTCGCCGAGGCCGCGCCCGGCGTGACCGGCGTGCCGATCGCCGAACCCCGGCTGGTGCACTGCGTGGAGGTGGTGCACGCCGGTGACCTGGACGGGCCGGCCGCCGGGCTGTTCAAGGCGCTCACCTGA